The genomic stretch ACAAAATAATTACTGCAGATAATTATGTTGAAAATACCATTTTGAAACTTTTAGAAAAAAACTATACTGTCATCAGCATCAATTACCGTTTGGTTTCCGAGAATCTGCACTTCCCGGCGCCCATTCAGGATACCAAGGATGCGATAAGATGGATTCGTAAAAACGCAGATCAATATCACCTTGATGAAAACAACATCGGAATGTGGGGCGTTTCTGCAGGGGCTCACTTATCACTTTTGAGCGCCTACACGCAGGATAATGAGTTTTTGGGAGATCCTGAGCTTTCAGAATATTCGGCGAAAGTAAATTATGTAGTTGATAATTTCGGACCGACTGATATGAACACACTGCTTCATACAAGAGCTCCCAAACCAATGCTTTTTATTGTAGGTTTAATTTCGCAAAAAATCATCGACATAAGAACCAATCTTGCGCATGGACTTACCGGATATGATATTAAAACAAACAGACAAAAAGTGATTGAGGTCTGCAAAACTATATCTCCGCTTAATTATACTCAAAATACAGTTCCTACACTGATGCTTCACGGGAATAAAGATAAAGTAGCACCATTAAGACATTCGAAGAGACTCAACAGAATGCTGAAAAAAGCAGGAACCGAACATTCATTAATCGTTGTGAAAAAAGGCAACCATGGCTTTAAAAATACAGATAAAACCTATCAGGACGAGCTTAACGATGAAATGATTAAGTTCATTCTTTCACATGAAAAAACAACAGTTGTTCATCATTAATTACATTATTAAATTATATACTTTTTCAAATTGAAGCAATAATCTAAACAATTATTAATCAATTATTTAAATTCAAATCCACTTTCTAAAACAGTACAAATTTGCTAGATTGATATACATATCGTTCTATTTTATATGAAAAACAGGTAACTTGGCCAAATGCTTAAATTACTAATAGTAAAAAAGCAATAACCTTAATTATTTAATCATATAAAATTGAAATAATATGGAATTTCTAAATGGAATCAATGCACTGACTTTAGTATTTACCTCACTGCTCATTTTTGCGATTGCCTACCGTTTTTACGGAATCTATTTAGCCAATAAAGTACTCCGTCTGAATGACAAAAATACTACTCCCGCTGTAGAATTTGCAGACGGAAAAGACTATGTAGCCACCAACAAAAATGTTCTTTTTGGGCATCACTTTGCAGCAATTGCAGCAGCAGGACCATTGGTAGGACCTGTTTTGGCTGCTCAATTCGGTTATCTTCCCGGTGCCATCTGGATCTTAATTGGCTGTGTATTGGGAGGCGGCGTTCACGATATGGTCGTACT from Chryseobacterium indoltheticum encodes the following:
- a CDS encoding alpha/beta hydrolase, with the protein product MLIITISTFGFSQKQKSQVLFQAANVSENIAYKTDESGKKIQLDIYRPKNTDDKKIPVVVYVHGGAWVEGDKIITADNYVENTILKLLEKNYTVISINYRLVSENLHFPAPIQDTKDAIRWIRKNADQYHLDENNIGMWGVSAGAHLSLLSAYTQDNEFLGDPELSEYSAKVNYVVDNFGPTDMNTLLHTRAPKPMLFIVGLISQKIIDIRTNLAHGLTGYDIKTNRQKVIEVCKTISPLNYTQNTVPTLMLHGNKDKVAPLRHSKRLNRMLKKAGTEHSLIVVKKGNHGFKNTDKTYQDELNDEMIKFILSHEKTTVVHH